The proteins below are encoded in one region of Triticum aestivum cultivar Chinese Spring chromosome 1B, IWGSC CS RefSeq v2.1, whole genome shotgun sequence:
- the LOC123148411 gene encoding uncharacterized protein, which translates to MGEPAEGASLGPARAPLDPRTDLVETEESDPVAEVTASSSLESKEEKVEQGNTRKKIRRSTNADMTKYQRCSRPGVVGLKADKAKRIIRKGKPDLFCSVVPENQFLTMA; encoded by the exons ATGGGGGAGCCCGCAGAAGGAGCTTCGTTGGGACCAGCTAGGGCGCCCCTGGACCCTCGCACAG ACCTTGTTGAAACTGAGGAGTCGGATCCGGTTGCCGAAGTTACCGCATCATCATCATTGGAATCGAAAGAAGAGAAG GTTGAACAAGGCAACACAAGGAAAAAAATAAGGCGGTCGACCAACGCAGACATGACGAAATACCAGCGGTGCTCAAGGCCTGGTGTTgttggtctcaaggcggacaaggCCAAGAGGATCATCAGGAAAGGCAAGCCGGACCTCTTTTGTTCAGTTGTTCCAGAGAACCAGTTTCTGACCATGGCCTAG